One Luteibacter aegosomaticola genomic window carries:
- the proB gene encoding glutamate 5-kinase gives MASGFTEQALPHWHRAVLKVGSSLLTTPEGALTGQHAEALAAFVSASRAAGREVVIVSSGAVAAGRGLAPAPTRSTGLSGRQALAALGQTRLVSMWQTFFEAPVAQVLLTHDDLRNRRRYLNARTTLRELLALGAIPVINENDTVAVDELKLGDNDNLAAIVAALVDADVLFIASDIAGLYTANPRIDPSAEPVPEVLELTPAHLDSAGGAGTAAGTGGMRTKLEAAMKAAAAGIETVLFDGRDARCIVRLTEGTLTGTRLRAPQSRLAARKYWLRHAPAMGRISVDSGALDALRRRGASLLPGGVGDATGEFARGDVIEIAADGVPFARGIAQYAATDVRRIARRHTRDIEAVLGYSYGETIVHRDDLVVLPEPARTP, from the coding sequence ATGGCGTCCGGCTTCACCGAACAAGCCTTACCGCACTGGCACCGCGCCGTTCTCAAGGTGGGCAGCAGCCTGCTGACCACGCCCGAGGGTGCGCTCACCGGCCAGCATGCCGAAGCACTCGCTGCCTTCGTCAGCGCCAGCCGCGCAGCGGGCAGGGAAGTGGTCATCGTCTCCTCAGGCGCCGTCGCCGCTGGCCGTGGTCTCGCCCCGGCACCGACTCGCAGCACGGGCCTCAGCGGCCGCCAGGCGCTCGCCGCGCTCGGCCAGACCCGCCTTGTGAGCATGTGGCAGACCTTCTTCGAAGCGCCGGTCGCTCAGGTGCTCCTCACCCATGACGACCTGCGCAACCGCCGTCGTTACCTTAATGCGCGCACGACCCTACGCGAGTTGCTGGCCCTCGGTGCCATCCCGGTTATCAACGAGAACGACACGGTGGCGGTCGATGAGCTGAAGCTCGGCGATAACGACAACCTTGCGGCCATCGTCGCAGCGCTGGTCGATGCCGATGTGCTCTTCATCGCTTCCGACATCGCCGGGCTGTATACGGCGAACCCACGTATCGACCCTTCCGCGGAACCCGTGCCCGAGGTGCTGGAACTCACGCCAGCACATCTGGATAGCGCTGGCGGGGCAGGGACGGCTGCTGGCACCGGCGGCATGCGGACGAAGCTGGAAGCCGCCATGAAGGCCGCAGCGGCCGGTATCGAGACCGTGCTGTTCGATGGGCGCGACGCGCGCTGCATCGTTCGGCTCACCGAAGGCACCCTCACCGGGACACGCCTGCGCGCACCGCAATCTCGCCTCGCCGCGCGTAAGTACTGGCTGCGCCATGCACCGGCCATGGGTCGGATCAGCGTGGATAGCGGCGCGCTGGATGCGCTGCGCAGACGCGGTGCCTCGTTGTTGCCGGGCGGCGTGGGCGACGCGACCGGCGAGTTCGCCCGGGGTGACGTGATCGAGATCGCGGCGGACGGTGTGCCCTTCGCCCGCGGGATTGCCCAATACGCCGCGACCGATGTACGCCGCATCGCGCGGCGCCACACGCGTGACATCGAAGCCGTGCTCGGCTACAGCTATGGGGAAACCATCGTCCACCGCGACGATCTTGTCGTCCTGCCCGAACCCGCGAGAACGCCATGA
- a CDS encoding argininosuccinate lyase: MTQPLWQKSDTQVDAKIMRFLAGNDVVLDREFFLHDITASKAHVEGLANIGVVSAEERDALKRELDALAADFSGGAFVLDERFEDGHSAIEARLTERLGDAGRRVHTGRSRNDQILVATRLWLKEKLSTLEAVCRRIAEVCLERAAGEAIPMPGYTHIQRAVVSSTGMWFAAFAEAFIDNTLRARQALELIDANPLGTAAGYGVNVGLDRAHTTQALGFARMQVSPIYAQLSRGKFEMAALDAVGTALLDTRRLAWDLSLFTTAEFDFVKLPAEYTTGSSIMPNKRNPDVVELLRASYASVAAARTEIEQLLSLPSGYQRDLQFSKGSLFHGFSMGLGALELLPDMLARFEWKADKMRAAIEPAMYATDVAIEQAVAGVPFRDAYRAAAETAASAGEGRSPESSLAARTSPGAGHDLMLDTLRARLNKM, translated from the coding sequence ATGACCCAGCCGCTCTGGCAGAAATCCGATACGCAGGTCGATGCGAAGATCATGCGTTTCCTCGCCGGCAACGACGTGGTGCTGGATCGCGAGTTTTTCCTGCACGACATCACCGCCAGCAAGGCGCATGTGGAAGGCCTGGCCAATATCGGCGTGGTTTCCGCCGAGGAGCGCGATGCGCTGAAGCGTGAGCTCGATGCGCTGGCCGCCGATTTCTCGGGCGGCGCCTTTGTGCTCGATGAGCGCTTCGAAGACGGGCATTCGGCCATCGAGGCACGCCTTACCGAGCGCCTGGGCGACGCAGGCCGTCGTGTGCATACCGGCCGCAGCCGTAACGACCAGATCCTGGTCGCGACGCGTCTGTGGCTGAAGGAAAAGCTGTCGACGCTCGAGGCCGTGTGCCGGCGCATCGCCGAGGTGTGCCTGGAGCGCGCCGCTGGCGAAGCCATTCCGATGCCAGGTTATACGCACATCCAGCGCGCCGTCGTGTCGTCGACGGGCATGTGGTTTGCGGCGTTCGCGGAGGCCTTCATCGACAACACGCTGCGCGCACGCCAGGCGCTCGAACTGATCGACGCCAACCCGCTGGGTACGGCGGCCGGCTACGGCGTGAACGTGGGCTTGGATCGCGCGCACACCACGCAGGCGCTGGGCTTCGCGCGTATGCAGGTCTCGCCGATCTATGCCCAGCTCTCGCGCGGCAAGTTCGAGATGGCGGCGCTCGATGCCGTAGGTACCGCGCTGCTCGATACGCGCCGTCTCGCCTGGGACCTGTCGCTGTTCACCACGGCGGAGTTCGATTTCGTGAAGCTGCCGGCGGAATACACCACCGGTTCGTCGATCATGCCGAACAAGCGGAACCCGGATGTGGTTGAGCTCTTGCGTGCCAGCTACGCCAGCGTCGCCGCTGCACGCACGGAGATCGAGCAGCTGCTCTCGCTGCCCTCGGGCTACCAGCGCGACCTGCAGTTCTCCAAGGGCTCGCTGTTCCATGGCTTCTCCATGGGCCTTGGCGCGCTGGAACTGTTGCCGGACATGCTCGCTCGCTTCGAGTGGAAGGCCGACAAGATGCGGGCCGCGATCGAACCGGCGATGTACGCGACCGACGTGGCGATCGAGCAGGCCGTCGCCGGCGTGCCGTTCCGCGACGCCTACCGCGCTGCCGCGGAAACCGCCGCCTCGGCCGGTGAAGGTCGTTCGCCGGAATCCAGCCTCGCGGCACGCACCTCCCCAGGCGCCGGGCACGACCTGATGCTCGACACCCTCCGCGCGAGGCTCAACAAGATGTAA
- the argC gene encoding N-acetyl-gamma-glutamyl-phosphate reductase, with amino-acid sequence MATKTIGIVGARGHTGAELIRLIARHPSLELAFVSSRELDGQRLAEHNDVYKGELAYTNLDPAAVAEQGVDVVILALPNGKAAPYVEAIDKAGGDTVIVDLSADYRFDERWYYGLPELYRDRWRGEKRISNPGCYATAIQCSIAPIKDLLAAPPVSFGVSGYSGAGTTPSDRNDPDKLRDNLMPYSLTGHMHEKEASRHLGLPVEFMPHVAPHFRGLTVTTNLYLAKQSKREDIVARFEARFANEKLIHVVDEAPWVSQIAHKHYLEVGGFALSVDGRRVVVVATLDNLLKGAATQAMQNVNRALGFDELTAIPL; translated from the coding sequence ATGGCCACCAAGACCATCGGTATTGTCGGCGCGCGCGGCCACACGGGCGCCGAGCTGATCCGCCTGATTGCCCGGCATCCGTCGCTCGAGCTGGCGTTCGTTTCGTCGCGTGAGCTGGATGGCCAGCGCCTCGCCGAGCACAACGACGTGTACAAGGGCGAACTCGCCTACACGAACCTCGATCCGGCCGCCGTGGCGGAGCAGGGCGTGGACGTCGTGATCCTCGCGCTGCCCAATGGCAAGGCCGCCCCGTACGTGGAAGCGATCGACAAGGCCGGTGGCGACACCGTCATCGTCGATCTCTCCGCGGATTACCGCTTCGACGAGCGCTGGTACTACGGCTTGCCCGAGCTGTACCGCGATCGCTGGCGTGGCGAGAAGCGCATCAGCAACCCAGGTTGCTACGCCACCGCCATCCAGTGCTCGATTGCGCCGATCAAGGACCTGCTCGCGGCACCGCCTGTTTCGTTTGGCGTCTCGGGTTATTCCGGTGCGGGCACCACGCCTTCCGATCGCAACGACCCGGACAAGCTGCGCGACAACCTCATGCCGTACTCGCTCACCGGGCACATGCATGAGAAGGAAGCCAGCCGCCATCTCGGCCTGCCGGTGGAGTTCATGCCGCACGTGGCGCCGCATTTCCGTGGCCTCACCGTGACGACCAACCTCTACCTGGCGAAGCAGTCGAAGCGCGAAGACATCGTCGCGCGCTTCGAAGCCCGCTTCGCGAACGAGAAGCTGATCCACGTCGTGGATGAGGCACCGTGGGTGAGCCAGATCGCGCACAAGCACTATCTCGAGGTAGGCGGCTTTGCGCTGTCCGTGGATGGCCGCCGTGTCGTGGTGGTCGCCACGCTCGACAACCTGCTGAAGGGTGCCGCCACGCAGGCCATGCAGAACGTTAACCGTGCGCTCGGTTTCGACGAGCTCACCGCTATCCCGCTTTAA
- a CDS encoding acetylglutamate kinase, which yields MGSAREIQQYLKRFSQLDAKRFAVVKVGGAVLRDELADLTSSLSFLQQVGLTPIVLHGAGPQLDEELSAAGIVKKTVNGLRVTSPEALAIVRKVFQSQNLRLVEALQEVDTRATSVPSGVFTADFLDPDQLGLVGKVRSINLAPIEASLRAGSIPVIASLGETDSGQILNINADFAANELVRVLQPYKIVFLTGTGGLLDGDGNIIDSINLSTEFEQLLEQPWLHSGMRLKIEQIKDLLDDLPLTSSVSITRPADLAKELFTHKGSGTLVRRGERVLRFDSWEGVDLERMTSLIESSFGRTLVPDYFERTNLYRLYVSENYRAAMVLTQEDGFAYLDKFAVLDDAQGEGLGRAVWQVMRDENPTLFWRSRHGNAINHFYYAESDGCFKQARWKVFWYGLDNFADIERCVAHCATRIPTLQD from the coding sequence ATGGGCAGCGCGCGCGAGATCCAGCAGTACCTCAAGCGCTTCTCCCAGCTTGACGCCAAGCGCTTCGCGGTGGTGAAGGTGGGCGGCGCCGTGCTGCGTGATGAACTGGCCGACCTCACCTCGTCGCTCTCGTTCCTGCAGCAGGTGGGCCTGACGCCGATCGTGCTGCACGGTGCGGGCCCGCAGCTGGATGAGGAGCTCTCGGCTGCCGGCATCGTCAAAAAGACCGTGAACGGCCTGCGCGTGACCTCGCCGGAAGCCCTCGCCATCGTGCGCAAGGTGTTTCAGTCGCAGAACCTGCGCCTGGTCGAAGCCCTGCAGGAAGTCGATACGCGCGCCACGTCGGTGCCCTCCGGCGTGTTCACCGCCGATTTTCTCGATCCCGACCAGCTTGGCCTGGTCGGCAAGGTGCGTTCGATCAACCTGGCGCCGATCGAAGCCAGCCTGCGCGCCGGGTCCATCCCGGTGATCGCGAGCCTGGGCGAGACCGACTCCGGTCAGATCCTCAACATCAACGCCGATTTCGCCGCGAACGAACTGGTCCGCGTGCTTCAGCCGTACAAGATCGTGTTCCTGACCGGCACGGGCGGCCTGCTCGACGGCGACGGCAACATCATCGATTCGATCAACCTCTCCACCGAGTTCGAACAGCTGCTGGAACAGCCGTGGCTGCACTCGGGCATGCGCCTGAAGATCGAACAGATCAAGGACCTGCTGGATGATCTGCCGCTGACGTCGTCGGTGTCGATCACGCGCCCGGCCGATCTGGCGAAGGAACTGTTCACCCACAAGGGCTCGGGCACGCTTGTGCGCCGTGGCGAGCGCGTGCTGCGCTTCGATTCGTGGGAGGGCGTGGACCTTGAGCGGATGACCTCGTTGATCGAGTCCAGCTTCGGCCGCACCCTGGTGCCGGACTACTTCGAGCGCACGAATCTCTATCGCCTGTATGTGTCGGAGAACTACCGCGCAGCGATGGTGCTCACGCAGGAAGATGGCTTCGCCTACCTCGACAAGTTCGCCGTGCTGGACGACGCCCAGGGCGAAGGCCTTGGCCGCGCCGTGTGGCAGGTGATGCGCGACGAGAACCCGACGCTGTTCTGGCGCTCGCGCCATGGCAACGCCATCAATCATTTCTACTACGCGGAATCCGACGGCTGCTTCAAGCAGGCCCGCTGGAAGGTGTTCTGGTACGGCCTGGATAACTTCGCCGATATCGAACGCTGCGTGGCGCATTGCGCTACCCGCATTCCCACTTTGCAGGATTGA